The segment CAGTTTGTTCTAGTTGAGGTAAAATTCAGCAGTTTATAGTAAGTGTTGCAATGTCAGAGGCCCATCAAGATTCCTCATTGCCGGAGTCATCCTCATCACCGTAAcagctctcttcttcctcctccatctcATCATCCTCATAATAGTCATCATAAAAGAGGTCTGAGCCCTCATCTGGGGCTGGAGTCTTGGTCTTTACACAATACTCAGCCAGCGTGGTGGGGACCTTCACTCCGTCCCGCTCAGCATCCACCTTGGTGCCCAGCACTTGCTTCCTGGAGGGCAAGAAGTGGGGGGTGAGAACAGAGCTCTGCaccagagccccccagagcccGTGTCCCACAGGATCCCAGTGgagccagtgctgccaggcCCAGGCTCAGCACACACCTGATGATGTCTGTGTACTCCCGGTCCTTCCCTTTGCTCTCCTTCCATTTGCGGTACATCACAGAGGCGTCCACGTTGGCTGGGGAAAACGTGTTGGGCTCATTCAGCAGTGAGATCACGCTCAGCAGAATGGTTCTGGCATCAATAAACATGAGCAGGTCAGAGCTCAGGTGGGTCAGCAGCACCCCAGCAGCCCCATTCTATCCATGGGAAAGCCTTGTGCTTTCCATAGCAAGAGAGGTCCTAGCAAAGGGGAGCAGGCCAGgcaggggccagcagcacatGAACTGTTGGGCGTACACTCATCCACACACAAAGCTCTGGCTTTTCTTCAGCAAATCCATCAGCCTGGGAACCTTCACCACCCCACTGGCacctcctgcaggctctggaagCAGGaggctgtccccatcctcccaCCTTCCCACCCCTGCCCTTGGATGAGCCTCCTGGCTGCagtcccccccagccctcaccGCACGTTCTGGGTGGGGTTCCAGCGCTCCGATGGCAGCTCCCCGCTCTGCGGGTCATCCACGGGCGGGTGGAGGATGGAGATGCAGACATCACCTGTCTGAAAGCACAGGAGAAATAGGatcctcaggagctgctgccccaggatcTCCTCACTCACTCTTCCCTTCAGCCGAAGCCAGGTGAGGTGGCCCCAGATGTCCCTTCAGTCCCATAGGAGGGACACAAAAGTGGACAAGCATCCCATGACTGCCAGCACCACACAGATCAGGCTGCTCAACGCTGTGCCCCTGGCATGggccccagggccaggcaggtcccctgccctgcagtcACTCTTGGCATAGACACAATGTCCCCAAGCGTGGGAGCCATCAGGCCTGCAAAGCCTGGCTGACCTGGAACTAGGACAGCAAAGGGCTGTCGTGAGCTCATTAGCGACATTTCCTGTGCCAGGCACTCATCGCCAGAGGCACTGAGTGTCCAGTGCCAAAGGTTGGCATTTGCATCCAGTGCCATCACAATAGAGGCACACGTGTCCACTGACTGTCCAAGAgcctcctggctgtgccagaggaCCTACCTCGTAGATATTGGGGTGCCACATTTTGGTTAGGAACCTGAAAGCAGGAGGAGAGTAGGGGTAGTCGATGGGAAACCGGAGACGAGCCTGCAAGGGAACCATAAGGAGATGTGAACACCAGCTTGTGAGAAAGAAGGGATGGAAAACCACAGAGCTTCTGACAACTCTGGGAAAAAGGAACCTCTGCCAAGCCCAGCTGGGCgcctgctgggacacagcctcCGCACCAGCCAGCTCTCTGGGCAGAAcaccagccccaggggcagGATGGATGCTGGCCCCAGGGGCACCCTCTCACCACACAGAGTGGGGTGAGCAAAGGGGctgtgaacagcagcagctccttgcccCCCATGCTGCCCATACCCTCCTGTCCAGCAGGGCTCACAAGTACTAACCCAGTGCTCTCCAAGGCAGAGCAAccagcaggagctcagtgtTGGcacccagcacaaaccccacagcagcacacagagccaggcagagaGTCTGGGTcaccctcagagctgctgtcaggGACAGACCATGGCTGTGCCACTGGAGGAAAGGCTGTTTACCCTTCAGAGCCCACAGGAAGGAAGCATCAGGTGTTTGGTGCTCTGATGAACACACCGAATCTAAAAATAGCCTGTCACTTCTGAGAGGACACACAGTTCAAACTGGCCACAGCGCACAGCTTGGgggctaaaaataaaatcacatgaAGTTCAGGCTGtagcccagagctccagcagggacactCAGCCACCACCGGCTCCTCCCACAGCCGCCAAGCCCTCGGGGCTGAGACTGGACAAACAGGGGCTCACTGCCCATCTCTGAGTGAAGCctcagggggcacagggacctgCAGCAACATCCCACagtcctcagctgctgccccaaCCCACCAGCACCAGGAATCCAAGAGGATgggggcagctgctccctgtgtggctgcacaACTTCCCAGTGACTGATTCAACTTTCAGCTGTTTCCAGGCCCTGGGAGCAAACTTCCAGATCAAGACTCAACACGATAACTCCCTGAACACTTCTTGCTCCCTCAATTCATGCACAAGAGGATCCAGACACTGGATCCATGGCACAGGATGGGGTAGAAAGAGGGAAAAGTGCAGCGGGGGCCATGTTGCGTGTGTGGAGTGCAGGGCAGTGACACTCGGCCCCATGCTGGGCTCTGGCCAAACAGCTGAACATCACAGAATAATCCCCTTTGTTGTGTCAGAGGGGATCAGAACAAAACCAGCCGAGGCGAAGCGATGCCAAAGGGGGCTTGGACAGCAACAACCCCACCCTGCTCTGTACAAACAGGTTGGTGTCCCCACAGGCTGGAGAAGactcagcccctctgctctcctcttaTGCACAGTCTCACCAGCACCCTCAGTGCCGAGTTTGGAACACAAGAGGAACACAACTGGCTGAAAGGGTGGGAGTTCAGAGGGTCTCATGCCAAGAcattatgggaaaaaaaaactccacttCAGTGGAGAGATGAAATCTGGCTCTGAGGCACCAGCTTTGCCAGCCCcggaaaacaaacacagctaaCCCTGGGTGACTCACCCTGTGCATCCCCACCCTGACAGCAACAGGATGAAAACACAAGAGCTCAGTGGAGGAGGGAGgatgagaaagaggaagaaaacagctaTCCCAGGTTGCACAACACCTGGGAAGAGCATGCATATCCTGCCAAGGCGGGGTGAGCACTCAGGCCTCCAAATACCTTCTTCcacctcaaaccccaaaccaagccACGACACTCACTCCCCaacccagctccctgctcccaccctgggctgTCTGTGAGCACTCCAGGGACCTTTGTCTCTTCCCTCCAGTCTGGTGGCAACGCCTCGGATCCCCTCCAGGAGAGGGAACATCAGCGGCTTGGAGCCCGCTGTCCTGCACCCTCAGACcgggggggcagggggtgctTGAGGCAGAGCCCCCAAAGGGGCCGAATGCTCCTCACAACGAAGGGGACCCCCGGTAGTTTGGGAGCAGCCACCTACGCACCAGCTCCCTGCTAGGAACACCCTGAagccccaggatcccccaggTTCCAAAGACCCAGCTCTCCCTGGCCCTCAACACGCCCACAAGCCCCGGAGCAGCTCTGTCACGACCCCCACACCCACCCGGGACACCCTGCCTCACTCACAGCCCCCTCGCAGGGTCTCACCCCTTTCCAAaacacccagcacatcccccGACACCGCCTGCTCTGCctccgcccctccccccccagccccatctccccCAACACCCGGAGCCTTCCCCGCTGCTCACCTTGAAGTACCCGCCCTCGTAGTGGGTGTCCGGGGGGCCGAAGATGGCCACGTCCCAGGTGTACAGGTCCCCTTCGTCCACCAGCCTGACCCGGAACCCCTCCAcgggctcctcctgcagccccttcagctccagcagcagcgccTTCTGCGAGCTGGGCACGGGAGGCCGCGCCATGCCGGGGTACCGGGGCTCTCGGGGGGCGCAGCGGCCGCTCcggggcgcgggggggcggcgggacCGGGGCCACGCGGGGCACGGCGGGGGCTGGAGTCCCGTGAGGGGCGTGGCCGCCGCGGGAACCGCCCCTACGGGCGCCGCTGGCCAATcagggcgcggggcggggcagGCGATGGGCGGGGCGGCTCCGCCGGTGCCCGCAGCGCTCCCGGTCGCACCGTCCCACCGAACGAATCCAGCGATCGGCAGCCGCCCCGGGGCTCCCCAGCACACAGAATCCCGGCCCGGAGCGCAGCCCCTGGTCAGCCTGCAGGTGCCATACCTGTGTGACGATTCACAgcgctgccagggcagcacctggaacgggagcagaggctgctcctggcacgGCCGCAGCGGAATGATGCCTCCGGCATCCCCGGCTCGCACCTCCCTTTGTGTCACATCCCGTCAGCTGTGCCTGCGTCAGGAGTCACCACCCGCAGCCTCACCCACACCAGCACCACgtcctgcctgcagggagcagaacaTCCGCCCATCACAACATCCCGAGCCCGCGGGGATCCTCCCACCGTCTCTTCCACTCAGGTGCTCCGCAGTCCTGCACCTGCTGCCAACATTAACCCCTGAGCCCGGAGCTTGCCTCAGGGatctgggcactgctgcagcacattCTAGCCCTTCATGCTGCCAAGAGGTTAAGAAACTGGCcactaaaaaataataaaaaagctttaATGTCTTACAGCAAACGAGGAATTGAACAGTATAAATAATGATCAGacaagtttaaataaataacccCGGCCTGACACGCAGCTGGTCCCGGGGGAAGGGGATGTGTCTCATCCAGAGCCTGCACTCCACATCCCAGACCACCTTAGCGTTCCCCAGCTGCccctgtgcagccacagcccagccccacacttTGTTCCTTCTGGGTCATTTCACAGTCCAAAGCAGCTCTGCGGGTCACAGCCTCCATGTGAGTCCTGGATAACACCTAAAAGGGATCTCCCAATGCAGCTGGGCCAGAGGAGCCACGCCTGGGAAAGGCTGCAcgcagggacacagagctgctgggcaccaTCAGAACACGGCAGGGAGCGTGGAAACTGAGAATCTCTTGTAGGGCAGATCAAGGCTCTCCAGCCAGTGCCCAGTCAACGCCCCGTGCTCGCCATCCAGCTTGGAGGGGGCcccacagggccagcagtggCCGCAGCGAGCGCTGTTCCCACTCGGCATCACTCCACGGGCTTCACCTTCGCTATGAACAGGGCGGTGGCTTTCCTCAGGAACTCCTCCCTGCTCATGGAGGAGCTGAGCTTCCTCTCCTGCAGCGCCTGGTCCATGGCCAGTGCCAGCCTGTCGGGGCCCAGCCTGGAGCCGGCCTCCAGGTAGCGGCCAGGCCGCGAGCCGTGCCCGGCGCCCAGCGCGTCCTCCAGCGCCcgcagcacagcctggcacagccggGTGTCCGCCGAGTCCCCAGCGCCCAGCACGGCGAACAGCGCGTCGGCCTTGGCCGCGAACTCCAGCAGCACGCAGCAGGTGAGGACGCCGTAGCGGAACACGTCGAACGGGACGGCCTCGTGGTCGCGGCAGCGGACGCGGCGCAGCAGCTCGGCCGCCGCCtcggccggggccgccccgcgcTGGCAGATGCGCCGCAGCAGCTCGCTGTAGAGCCGCCCGTCCacgcccgccgcccgccgcctcccgccgcaCCCCAGCACCTCGTAGGCCGCGCCGGCGTTGCTGTCGAAGGCCGTCCTGTCGCGAcagggcacagacacagagaggcGGCCTcgccccccgctcccgccgccccccgccgccgcccgccgcaCCTGTGCGAGTGATGAGCCAGGCACACGTACCACAGCGCCCGGGCCAGGCGCTGCGGCGGCCCCGGGggctccgccgccgcctccgccaGCACCAGTCGCTCGAAGTATTCGGCCAAGAAGGACACGGGCTCGGCGGGCCGCGCCTCCAGCACCTTGAGCAGCGCCTCCCGCACCATGGCCGTGACGCCGGCTCGCAGCAGGAACTCCGCCGCGCTGCCCTCCGCCAGCCCGCCACCCCCCGGCGCTGTCCGCCCCGGCTCCGGCAGCCCGCTGACTCCTGCCGGCACCGGGGCGGCGGCCGCTCGGCGCTTCTCGTACGCTGCCATCTTGGAAAGCACTTCCGCCCGGGCCGGAAGCTTCCCTGCCGCCATCTTGCACGCTGGCAGCCAATCGGTGGGCAGGAAGGTAATGCGGGAACATCGCCATTGGGCGAGGCCGTGGCCGCCATCTTGAGTATGGGCAAAGAAGCTGCGTTGTCAACGGTAACGCCCCGGGTGCCATGTTTACTGCGGGCAGATGCCCCGCCCTTGGCAACCGGGCGGGCGCCGCGGATGCCGCCGATGTCCTGGGCCGGTGAGGGGCCGCAGGACCGGTACCGCCCAGACCCAAAGGACACTTGCTCAGGGCTCGAAAGGAAACAGTTCTTTATTGGAGCACCGGTTTCACCCGCCCGCCGAGCCCACGCTGCCCTCGGGGCTGCCTCGGACCTTCTGTTTTGACAGACAAGCGGCCATCGTGCTCCCGCCCGTCCGCTGGTGCCGGGAGCTCCAAGCACCGGACCCAGCCCAGTATTCGGTGCCAGCCCGCGGGGATCCAGCCCCGGACGTGTCCCTGGCCTCGTCCCTGTGTCGCCTCCGCTCATTGCCCTGCTGGGCTTTGCATCCCGCGGCAGCCgcaggcagctgctccctctcctaCTCCCACTCCTTCTTGCTGGCCAGGGGCCGAGCGAGGCCAGCGACAGACAGGGGGACGGCAGGGACACGGCTGAGGGCTCGGGCCTCCAGCCGGCTGCTCCCACTTCTAGGACAGCTGCTACCGAGATCTGAATCGTTTCCACAAGCGTCGAGACACGGCAGCGGTCACGATGAGCCCCAGGAGCGATCCCGCTGTCCCCATAGCAATGGCAGGGCCGGAGCTGAAGGAATCTGCAGGCACAAGGAGCTGTGAGCGAATCCCCGCGGCACCGACAcgaggggctgcagcaccacccaggcgatgagagcagagcagggcagggctccgCAGACCCCCAGCACTCACCCTCCACCACCATCACCTCCAGGCTGGCCGTGTGGCTGCGGTGGCCAAGCAGGACGCACTGGTAGTGGccctggtgccagggctgggcgCGGTCCAGCCGCAGCGCGGAGCTGCTGCCCGCGGTCTCCTCCCGGTACTGCGAGAGGGCTGCGGGGGTCCGGAGCCAGCCCACCGTGGCGTTCCCGGTGCACTCAGCGTGGCACTCGATGCGCAGGGCCCTGCCCCGCGTCCCGGTGGGAGGTAGCGACCAGatctgcaggctgcaggcaggaattGTCCCCGCAGATGGCACTGTCCCTGCCGtgccagaggcagggagggtggtggtggtggccaCACGTGCCGT is part of the Catharus ustulatus isolate bCatUst1 chromosome 29, bCatUst1.pri.v2, whole genome shotgun sequence genome and harbors:
- the CDC34 gene encoding ubiquitin-conjugating enzyme E2 R1, whose amino-acid sequence is MARPPVPSSQKALLLELKGLQEEPVEGFRVRLVDEGDLYTWDVAIFGPPDTHYEGGYFKARLRFPIDYPYSPPAFRFLTKMWHPNIYETGDVCISILHPPVDDPQSGELPSERWNPTQNVRTILLSVISLLNEPNTFSPANVDASVMYRKWKESKGKDREYTDIIRKQVLGTKVDAERDGVKVPTTLAEYCVKTKTPAPDEGSDLFYDDYYEDDEMEEEEESCYGDEDDSGNEES
- the TPGS1 gene encoding tubulin polyglutamylase complex subunit 1 translates to MAAYEKRRAAAAPVPAGVSGLPEPGRTAPGGGGLAEGSAAEFLLRAGVTAMVREALLKVLEARPAEPVSFLAEYFERLVLAEAAAEPPGPPQRLARALWYVCLAHHSHRTAFDSNAGAAYEVLGCGGRRRAAGVDGRLYSELLRRICQRGAAPAEAAAELLRRVRCRDHEAVPFDVFRYGVLTCCVLLEFAAKADALFAVLGAGDSADTRLCQAVLRALEDALGAGHGSRPGRYLEAGSRLGPDRLALAMDQALQERKLSSSMSREEFLRKATALFIAKVKPVE